The following are encoded together in the Streptomyces tsukubensis genome:
- a CDS encoding acyl-CoA dehydrogenase family protein encodes MSDRAPQPVDRQLPTDEARELLSLVRDIARREIEPSAAREEEAGIFPRETFALLSESGLLGLPYESAHGGGDQPYEVYLQVLEELAAARLTVGLGVSVHSLACHGLARFGTKEQRAEWLPGMLGGGLLGAYCLSEPASGSDAASLRTKATRDGGDWVIDGTKSWITHGGVADFHTVLARTGGEGAKGISAFLVPGGVEGLSAAAPERKMGLKGSPTAQLHFDGVRVADTRRIGEEGQGFAIALSALDSGRLGIAACAVGVAQAALDVAVDYATRREQFGRPVADFQGLRFLLADMATGIEAARAMYLSAARLRDAGLPFSKQAAMAKLLCTDTAMRVTTDAVQVLGGYGYTADFPVERYMREAKVLQIVEGTNQIQRMVIARHLAGPESR; translated from the coding sequence ATGTCTGATCGCGCCCCGCAGCCGGTGGATCGCCAACTGCCCACGGACGAGGCCAGGGAACTGCTGTCGCTCGTACGCGACATCGCCCGGCGGGAGATCGAACCCTCGGCCGCGCGGGAGGAGGAAGCGGGGATCTTTCCCCGGGAGACCTTCGCCCTGCTCTCCGAGTCCGGCCTTCTCGGCCTTCCCTACGAGTCCGCCCACGGAGGCGGCGACCAGCCCTACGAGGTGTATCTCCAGGTTCTCGAAGAACTCGCCGCGGCCAGGCTCACCGTGGGCCTCGGTGTCAGCGTCCACTCCCTGGCCTGCCACGGCCTCGCCCGGTTCGGCACCAAGGAGCAGCGCGCCGAGTGGCTGCCAGGGATGCTCGGCGGGGGGCTGCTCGGCGCGTACTGCCTCTCCGAGCCGGCTTCGGGATCCGACGCGGCCTCTCTGCGCACCAAGGCCACGCGGGACGGTGGCGACTGGGTCATCGACGGCACCAAGTCCTGGATCACGCACGGCGGTGTCGCCGACTTCCACACGGTGCTCGCCCGCACCGGGGGCGAGGGGGCCAAGGGCATCTCGGCGTTCCTGGTGCCCGGCGGCGTCGAGGGGCTGAGCGCCGCGGCGCCCGAGCGGAAGATGGGGCTGAAGGGATCACCCACCGCCCAACTCCACTTCGACGGAGTACGGGTGGCCGACACGCGGCGGATCGGCGAGGAGGGGCAGGGGTTCGCCATCGCCCTCTCCGCGCTCGACTCCGGGAGGCTCGGCATCGCGGCGTGCGCCGTCGGGGTCGCCCAGGCGGCGCTGGACGTGGCCGTCGACTACGCCACGCGGCGGGAGCAGTTCGGCAGGCCCGTCGCCGACTTCCAGGGGCTGCGCTTCCTGCTCGCCGACATGGCCACCGGGATCGAGGCGGCGCGGGCGATGTACCTGTCCGCGGCCAGGCTGCGCGACGCGGGGCTGCCGTTCTCGAAACAGGCGGCGATGGCGAAGCTGCTGTGCACGGACACCGCGATGCGGGTGACCACCGACGCCGTACAGGTGCTCGGCGGCTACGGTTACACGGCGGACTTTCCCGTCGAGCGCTACATGCGCGAGGCCAAGGTGCTCCAGATCGTCGAGGGCACCAATCAGATCCAGCGGATGGTCATCGCCCGTCATCTCGCGGGTCCCGAATCCCGCTGA
- a CDS encoding glycoside hydrolase family 18 protein, which translates to MFGQHRRRARLRALISTACCAVLGAGLLAGAGSAAAGEPHSPAKAAAGSPSRAAAGSAAAGSKVVGYFTDWSVYDRDYHVKNVETSGSADKLTHINYAFGNVTGGKCAMGDGYAATDKAYTADQSVDGVADSWDQPLRGNFNQLRELKKLHPDLKILWSFGGWTWSGGFGEAAKDPAAFAQSCYDLVEDSRWADVFDGIDIDWEYPNACGLSCDTSGRDAFKDVAAALRAKFGGDNLVTAAITADASEGGKIDAADYAGAAQYFDWYNPMTYDYFGAFDAKGPTAPHSPLTSYPGIPKDGYNSSDTIAKLKGLGVPADKLLLGIGFYGRGWTGVTQDAPGGTATGAAAGTYEAGIDDYKVLKTSCPATGTVGGTAYAHCGDNWWSYDTPATIAGKMDYKNQQGLGGTFFWELSGDTADGELIHAIK; encoded by the coding sequence ATGTTCGGCCAGCACCGTCGGCGCGCCCGGTTGCGCGCGCTCATATCCACCGCTTGTTGCGCGGTACTCGGCGCGGGGCTGCTCGCGGGGGCGGGCTCAGCCGCCGCGGGCGAACCCCACTCCCCCGCCAAGGCCGCGGCCGGCTCCCCCTCCCGGGCCGCGGCAGGCTCCGCGGCGGCGGGCTCCAAAGTCGTCGGTTACTTCACCGACTGGAGCGTCTACGACCGTGATTACCACGTGAAGAACGTCGAGACCTCGGGCTCGGCCGACAAGCTCACCCACATCAACTACGCCTTCGGCAACGTCACCGGCGGCAAGTGCGCCATGGGTGACGGCTACGCGGCGACCGACAAGGCGTACACGGCCGACCAGTCCGTGGACGGCGTGGCCGACAGCTGGGACCAGCCGCTGCGTGGCAACTTCAACCAGCTCCGCGAGCTGAAGAAGCTGCACCCCGACCTGAAGATCCTCTGGTCCTTCGGTGGCTGGACCTGGTCGGGCGGGTTCGGCGAGGCGGCGAAGGATCCCGCCGCCTTCGCCCAGTCCTGCTACGACCTCGTCGAGGACTCCCGCTGGGCGGACGTCTTCGACGGGATCGACATCGACTGGGAGTACCCGAACGCCTGCGGGCTCAGCTGCGACACGAGCGGCAGGGACGCCTTCAAGGACGTGGCCGCCGCGCTGCGCGCCAAGTTCGGCGGCGACAACCTCGTCACGGCCGCGATCACCGCCGACGCCTCCGAGGGCGGGAAGATCGACGCCGCCGACTACGCGGGCGCCGCACAGTACTTCGACTGGTACAACCCGATGACGTACGACTATTTCGGCGCCTTCGACGCGAAGGGGCCCACCGCCCCGCACTCGCCGCTCACGTCCTACCCGGGCATCCCGAAGGACGGCTACAACTCGTCCGACACCATCGCCAAACTCAAGGGCCTGGGTGTCCCCGCCGACAAACTCCTGCTGGGGATCGGCTTCTACGGCCGGGGCTGGACAGGCGTCACGCAGGACGCGCCTGGCGGTACGGCGACGGGTGCGGCGGCAGGCACCTACGAGGCGGGCATCGACGACTACAAGGTGCTCAAGACCTCCTGCCCCGCCACCGGCACGGTGGGCGGCACGGCCTACGCCCACTGCGGCGACAACTGGTGGAGCTACGACACCCCCGCGACCATCGCGGGAAAGATGGACTACAAGAACCAGCAGGGCCTGGGGGGCACGTTCTTCTGGGAGCTGAGCGGTGACACGGCCGACGGGGAGCTGATCCACGCGATCAAGTGA
- a CDS encoding TetR/AcrR family transcriptional regulator: protein MKTDQQRDVAGRPRHGAERARARRAELLAVGRSLFADTPYDALSMDDIAREAQVAKGLIYYYFTSKRGYYLAIVEDAVGGLIARAESVEELPPGERAHRTVDGYLSYAERHRSAYRTLVSGGVGFDVEVRAIRDGVREAMIDVIAEGAYGHRDLPPTARLALLGWLWSVEGVTLDWLGRGEPDRDTVRRLLVRTLEGTLQAVEEFTPGCPAPDGD, encoded by the coding sequence GTGAAGACCGATCAGCAGCGCGATGTCGCAGGTCGGCCGCGACACGGTGCGGAGCGCGCCAGGGCCCGCCGTGCGGAACTCCTCGCCGTCGGCCGTTCCCTCTTCGCCGACACTCCGTACGACGCCCTCTCCATGGACGACATCGCCCGCGAGGCCCAGGTCGCCAAAGGGCTCATCTACTACTACTTCACCAGTAAACGCGGCTACTACCTGGCGATCGTCGAGGACGCGGTGGGCGGACTGATCGCCCGCGCGGAGAGCGTCGAGGAGCTGCCGCCGGGCGAACGGGCCCATCGCACCGTCGACGGCTACCTGTCCTACGCCGAGCGGCACAGGTCCGCCTACCGCACCCTCGTCAGCGGCGGCGTCGGCTTCGACGTGGAGGTGCGCGCCATCAGGGACGGCGTGCGGGAGGCCATGATCGATGTGATCGCCGAAGGGGCCTACGGCCACCGTGATCTGCCGCCGACGGCCAGGCTCGCCCTGCTCGGCTGGTTGTGGAGCGTCGAGGGCGTCACGCTCGACTGGCTGGGCCGGGGCGAACCCGACCGGGACACGGTGCGGCGCCTGCTGGTGCGCACCCTGGAGGGCACACTCCAGGCCGTCGAGGAGTTCACGCCGGGCTGCCCGGCGCCGGACGGGGACTGA
- a CDS encoding FadR/GntR family transcriptional regulator: protein MPIKATERSSLVDRVIEQLQTLIESGEWPVGTKIPAEPVLVDLLGVGRNTVRESVRALVHSGMLEALQGDGTYVRAADDLGAALLRRLRRAGHLEALEVRAGLERDAARLAALRRTPEDVVALREALRRRGESWRAERADAFIDDDVAFHRAVVAAAHNGMLKDLYNHLTEGLRAAVAAVAHAPLPPGQRFQLDSHADLVDAIEAADADAAVACVARYIDETISSVRQLQDADPLPGSPHPHERS from the coding sequence GTGCCCATCAAGGCCACCGAACGGTCCAGTCTGGTCGACCGTGTGATCGAGCAGTTGCAGACCCTGATCGAGTCGGGAGAGTGGCCGGTCGGGACGAAGATCCCCGCCGAGCCCGTGCTCGTGGATCTCCTGGGCGTCGGCAGGAACACGGTGCGGGAATCCGTACGGGCCCTGGTGCACAGCGGCATGCTGGAGGCGCTCCAGGGCGACGGGACCTATGTCCGGGCCGCCGACGATCTCGGCGCCGCCCTGCTGCGCCGCCTGCGGCGCGCGGGCCATCTTGAGGCGCTCGAAGTCCGCGCCGGTCTCGAAAGGGACGCGGCCAGGCTCGCCGCGCTCCGGCGCACCCCGGAGGATGTGGTGGCACTCCGCGAGGCACTGCGCCGGCGCGGCGAGAGCTGGCGCGCCGAGCGGGCCGATGCCTTCATCGACGACGACGTCGCCTTCCACCGGGCGGTCGTCGCCGCCGCGCACAACGGCATGCTCAAGGATCTCTACAACCACCTCACGGAGGGGCTGCGCGCGGCGGTCGCCGCGGTGGCCCACGCACCCCTGCCCCCGGGCCAGCGATTCCAGCTCGATTCGCACGCCGACCTGGTCGACGCGATCGAGGCGGCCGACGCCGACGCGGCTGTCGCGTGTGTGGCCCGGTACATCGACGAGACCATCTCGTCCGTACGGCAACTCCAGGACGCCGATCCGCTGCCCGGATCCCCCCACCCTCACGAGAGGAGCTGA
- a CDS encoding CynX/NimT family MFS transporter, producing MDSTRTQDPAARGSRHSPDPLPPDPSATTSTGVHLAIGVILLALNLRPALVAVSPMLDAIRTDTGMSATTAGLLTTLPLLCFGLLSPLAPRMGRRFGMEPALLGAMVLVCGGTALRLLPSMVALLGGTVIVGAGIAVANVLLPGVIKRDFPSRVGLMTGLYSMSLFGGAALAAGITVPLGDAIGLSWRPTLALWGVLGLVALAVWLPQTRRHSRVSAAEASGAAHPVRGMWRHPVAWLVTAFMGLQSLTYYAATAWLPTIFTDAGMAQGTAGWMLSFSSLLGIAGAFLAPVLAARLGRPGAVAAFGALLIICGFAGMATAPVGGAYLWMAMLGLGQGASISLSMLFIVQRAPDTRHAAQLSSMAQTFGYLLAATGPLALGAVHELTGAWTVPLIVLMVVLVPQGLAGLGAARDRHAAPAQRGDSVTGG from the coding sequence GTGGACAGCACCCGTACGCAGGACCCCGCCGCGCGAGGTTCCCGCCACTCCCCCGACCCGCTGCCTCCCGACCCGTCGGCCACGACGTCCACCGGCGTCCACCTCGCCATCGGCGTCATCCTGCTGGCGCTCAACCTGCGCCCCGCGCTGGTGGCCGTCTCTCCGATGCTGGACGCCATCCGCACCGATACGGGTATGTCGGCCACCACGGCCGGCCTGCTGACCACCCTGCCCCTGCTCTGTTTCGGGCTGCTGTCGCCGCTGGCCCCGCGAATGGGCCGCAGGTTCGGGATGGAGCCCGCCCTGCTCGGCGCCATGGTGCTGGTCTGCGGCGGCACGGCGCTCAGGCTGCTGCCGTCGATGGTCGCCCTCCTCGGGGGCACGGTCATCGTCGGCGCCGGCATAGCCGTGGCCAACGTGCTGCTGCCCGGCGTGATCAAGCGCGACTTCCCGAGCCGTGTCGGCCTGATGACCGGCCTCTACTCGATGTCCCTCTTCGGCGGGGCCGCGCTCGCCGCCGGTATCACCGTGCCCCTTGGTGACGCCATCGGGCTGAGCTGGCGTCCCACGCTCGCGCTCTGGGGCGTACTCGGCCTGGTGGCCCTCGCCGTCTGGCTGCCGCAGACGCGCAGGCACAGCCGCGTCAGCGCCGCGGAGGCCAGTGGCGCCGCGCATCCGGTACGGGGGATGTGGCGCCACCCCGTGGCCTGGCTGGTCACCGCCTTCATGGGCCTTCAGTCGCTGACGTACTACGCGGCGACCGCCTGGCTGCCCACGATCTTCACCGACGCGGGCATGGCGCAGGGCACCGCGGGCTGGATGCTCTCCTTCTCCAGTCTGCTGGGTATCGCGGGAGCCTTCCTCGCCCCCGTGCTGGCCGCCCGCCTGGGGCGCCCGGGAGCCGTCGCCGCGTTCGGCGCGCTGCTGATCATCTGCGGTTTCGCGGGGATGGCCACGGCCCCTGTCGGGGGCGCCTACCTCTGGATGGCGATGCTGGGCCTCGGTCAGGGAGCGAGCATCAGCCTCTCCATGCTCTTCATCGTCCAGCGTGCCCCCGACACCCGGCATGCCGCGCAACTGTCGAGCATGGCTCAGACGTTCGGCTACCTCCTGGCGGCGACGGGCCCGCTGGCGCTGGGCGCCGTCCACGAACTCACCGGAGCGTGGACGGTCCCGCTCATCGTCCTCATGGTGGTGCTGGTCCCGCAGGGACTCGCGGGCCTGGGCGCCGCGCGGGACCGCCACGCGGCGCCAGCACAGAGGGGCGACAGCGTCACTGGAGGCTGA
- the map gene encoding type I methionyl aminopeptidase — MIEHKTPQDIARMHVTGEFLGQVLAELGDLAKVGVNLMDLEHHARRRIKERGAESCYWDYEPSFGKGPFRNVVCLSVNDAVLHGLPHSYKLRDGDLLTMDMAVMVDGWAADSAYSVVAGTPAKEDLRLIEATEVALEAAIKVALPGNKLGDISAAIGAVAAEYGYPVNLEFGGHGIGRTMHEELHIPNDGRPGRGWKLRPGLTIAIEPWFAAGTDKIVYDPDGWTIRSADGSRTAHSEHTVAVTEDGPLVLTRRPGSK, encoded by the coding sequence GTGATCGAGCACAAAACCCCCCAAGACATCGCGCGCATGCACGTCACCGGAGAGTTTCTCGGTCAGGTGCTGGCCGAGCTCGGTGACCTCGCGAAGGTCGGCGTCAACCTGATGGATCTGGAGCACCATGCCCGCCGCAGGATCAAGGAGCGCGGCGCGGAGTCGTGCTACTGGGACTACGAGCCCTCGTTCGGCAAGGGCCCGTTCCGTAACGTGGTGTGCCTCTCGGTCAATGACGCCGTGCTGCACGGACTGCCCCACAGCTACAAGCTGCGCGACGGGGACCTGCTGACCATGGACATGGCGGTGATGGTCGACGGCTGGGCCGCCGACTCGGCCTACTCCGTCGTCGCCGGCACCCCGGCCAAGGAGGACCTGCGGCTGATCGAGGCCACCGAGGTCGCTCTGGAAGCCGCGATCAAGGTCGCCCTGCCGGGCAACAAGCTCGGGGACATCTCGGCTGCCATCGGAGCGGTCGCCGCCGAGTACGGCTACCCGGTCAATCTGGAGTTCGGCGGGCACGGTATCGGCCGCACGATGCACGAGGAGCTCCACATCCCCAACGACGGCCGCCCCGGCCGGGGTTGGAAGCTCCGTCCGGGACTGACGATCGCGATCGAGCCGTGGTTCGCCGCAGGCACCGACAAGATCGTCTACGACCCGGACGGCTGGACGATCCGCTCGGCGGACGGCTCGCGTACCGCGCACTCCGAGCACACGGTCGCCGTCACCGAGGACGGCCCGCTCGTGCTCACCCGGCGCCCCGGGAGCAAGTAG
- a CDS encoding helix-turn-helix domain-containing protein, producing MVRYPLAPDQIEAGRRLGAALRRARAGRNPAEVALAAEISPETLRKIETGRMPTPAFGTVVRLSEALGVPLSELAVAWRTDPALSRVS from the coding sequence ATGGTTCGCTACCCGCTCGCGCCCGACCAGATCGAGGCGGGCCGACGTCTCGGGGCGGCATTGCGCCGCGCCCGCGCCGGACGCAACCCCGCCGAAGTGGCCCTGGCGGCCGAGATCTCGCCGGAGACCCTCCGCAAGATCGAGACCGGCCGGATGCCGACGCCGGCGTTCGGCACCGTCGTCCGACTCAGCGAGGCACTCGGGGTCCCCCTCTCAGAACTGGCCGTCGCCTGGCGCACCGACCCCGCCCTGAGCCGGGTCTCCTAG
- a CDS encoding ester cyclase, with protein sequence MTTAKTSDPKTMLDAWLRLWNGDHSLAPAIVSEDFRPHTVLIDGGDSGSIRGVDGLVAWIGHGRAAFPDLEFAVEVPPLSDGAYLSVRWTATGTYQGGFPGAKADPGTVVTFTGTDTLLVRDGKFVEYWLNSDALHMLRQLKVV encoded by the coding sequence ATGACCACCGCCAAGACCTCCGACCCGAAAACCATGCTCGACGCCTGGCTCAGGCTGTGGAACGGCGATCACTCGCTGGCGCCCGCCATCGTCTCGGAGGACTTCCGCCCCCACACCGTACTCATCGACGGCGGCGACAGCGGCTCCATACGCGGGGTCGACGGCCTGGTCGCCTGGATCGGTCACGGCCGTGCGGCCTTTCCCGACCTGGAGTTCGCCGTCGAGGTGCCGCCGTTGAGCGACGGCGCCTATCTGTCCGTGCGCTGGACCGCCACCGGTACCTACCAGGGCGGCTTCCCGGGCGCCAAGGCCGACCCCGGCACCGTGGTCACCTTCACCGGCACCGACACACTCCTGGTGCGGGACGGAAAGTTCGTCGAGTACTGGCTCAACTCCGACGCGCTGCACATGCTCAGGCAGCTCAAGGTGGTCTGA
- a CDS encoding medium chain dehydrogenase/reductase family protein: MTSTAATEIVLPGKVEPSGLQLRSRELPAPGPGQVVLCMEASGVSFAEQQMRRGKYYRQPAFPFVPGYDIVGTVTATGPGVDPTLTGHRFAAITKTGAWASHLLIEAADLVPVPTGVDPADAEAVAVNGVTAWQMLHRMAKVRPGGTIVVLGANGGVGSTLVQLARQAGAAVIGTASARHHDTVRELGATPVDYREPDMYERIRRLAPDGVDAVFDHVGGEAIKESWLLLRRGGTLVSYGTAATKDEEGNSQLPVLKLFGQLAAWNSLPNGKSAHFYNFWAGERRKDTFRQRLNEDLTQVLRLVADGVITPQVAARVPLADAGHAMELAESRTVLGKVVLVPGV, from the coding sequence ATGACCAGCACCGCCGCCACCGAGATCGTCCTGCCCGGCAAGGTCGAGCCCAGCGGCCTTCAGCTCCGCAGCCGGGAGCTGCCCGCCCCCGGCCCCGGTCAGGTCGTGCTGTGCATGGAGGCGAGCGGCGTCTCCTTCGCCGAACAGCAGATGCGCCGCGGTAAGTACTACCGTCAGCCGGCGTTCCCCTTCGTCCCCGGCTACGACATCGTGGGCACGGTCACCGCCACCGGCCCCGGCGTCGACCCCACGCTGACCGGTCATCGATTCGCCGCCATCACCAAGACCGGCGCGTGGGCCAGCCACCTGCTGATCGAGGCGGCGGACCTGGTGCCCGTGCCCACCGGTGTCGACCCGGCCGACGCGGAGGCCGTCGCCGTCAACGGGGTCACCGCCTGGCAGATGCTGCACCGCATGGCCAAGGTCCGTCCCGGAGGCACCATCGTGGTGCTCGGGGCCAACGGAGGTGTCGGTTCCACCCTCGTGCAGCTCGCCAGGCAGGCGGGTGCCGCGGTCATCGGCACCGCCTCCGCCCGTCACCACGACACCGTGCGCGAGCTGGGCGCCACCCCGGTCGACTACCGCGAGCCCGACATGTATGAGCGCATCCGCCGGCTCGCGCCCGACGGTGTGGATGCCGTCTTCGACCACGTCGGAGGCGAGGCGATCAAGGAGTCCTGGCTACTGCTGCGCCGCGGCGGAACCCTTGTCTCCTACGGCACCGCCGCCACCAAGGACGAGGAGGGCAACTCACAACTGCCCGTCCTCAAACTGTTCGGTCAACTCGCCGCGTGGAACTCCCTGCCCAATGGCAAGAGCGCCCACTTCTACAACTTCTGGGCCGGAGAGCGCCGCAAGGACACCTTCAGGCAGCGGCTGAACGAAGACCTCACCCAGGTCCTGCGGCTGGTGGCGGACGGCGTCATCACCCCGCAGGTCGCCGCCCGCGTCCCTCTGGCCGACGCGGGCCACGCCATGGAACTGGCGGAGTCCCGCACGGTCCTCGGCAAGGTCGTTCTCGTGCCCGGGGTCTGA
- a CDS encoding TetR/AcrR family transcriptional regulator encodes MKDTASTTDTPAPGTRKQARTRNRRGEGGRLREEIVDAAAELLDETGDEHTVTLRSVARRVGIAAPSIYPHFPDQPAIMLAVVRREFAHLQSCLRTAVEQADDTPRSRLLAVCHAYLDFARGHPERYRTMFGGLWVPALGDSSVTEEDLASLGADSMLLLIEVLDDCVTAGLATSDNPVADATALWVGLHGLAHQRAVSAAFPWPQDIAERVITSLAHLTDS; translated from the coding sequence GTGAAGGACACAGCATCGACAACGGACACGCCCGCCCCCGGCACGCGGAAGCAGGCGAGAACGCGGAACCGTCGGGGCGAGGGCGGACGGCTGCGCGAGGAGATCGTCGACGCCGCGGCCGAGCTGCTCGACGAGACCGGCGACGAACACACCGTCACGCTGCGGTCGGTGGCCCGCCGGGTCGGGATCGCCGCGCCCTCGATCTACCCGCACTTCCCGGATCAGCCGGCCATCATGCTGGCCGTCGTACGCCGGGAATTCGCCCACCTGCAAAGTTGTCTGCGCACCGCGGTGGAACAGGCCGACGACACCCCTCGGAGCCGGCTACTGGCCGTGTGCCACGCCTATCTCGACTTCGCCCGCGGCCATCCCGAGCGCTACCGCACGATGTTCGGCGGCCTGTGGGTGCCCGCCCTCGGCGACAGCTCGGTGACCGAGGAGGATCTGGCCTCACTCGGTGCCGATTCCATGCTGCTGCTGATCGAAGTGCTCGATGACTGCGTCACCGCGGGGCTCGCCACCAGCGACAACCCGGTCGCCGACGCCACGGCGTTGTGGGTGGGGCTGCACGGGCTCGCCCACCAACGCGCTGTCAGCGCCGCCTTTCCCTGGCCGCAGGACATCGCGGAACGCGTCATCACCTCACTCGCCCACCTGACCGACTCCTGA
- a CDS encoding peptidase C39 family protein produces the protein MTGSTSRRTVLTAAVAAAAAVTTTPALAAAGSAAPARTVDNRFWTSARDWRSGAGEGTRVASGARPGVAIAHPAGRTDYLDPHLGTTTTWEYARWTGPEHRLTVPATEVIASWNAHTPAGTWVQVELRATYSDGTFSPWYVMGRWASGDDAKVDIRRTSVDGQTDDRSTVYTDTLSIDDAGSGLRVASYRLRLTLYREPGAHGTPMVWRAGAMGSDVPDRFTVPASKPGTARELRVPRYSQNIHAGEYPEYDNGGEAWCSPTSSQMIIEYWGRKPSAADLAWVKPGLPDPQVCHAARFTYDYQYEGCGNWPFNAAYAATYEDMQGVVTRLGSLGDVERLVKAGIPVITSQSFLKEELTGAGYGTAGHLMTVIGFTTSGDVIANDPASPSDEAVRRVYRRAEWEQIWLRTKRHDAAGKVVSGTGGVCYLYFPVRVTGAQKRALAGVGIR, from the coding sequence ATGACCGGATCGACGTCCCGCCGCACCGTACTGACCGCGGCGGTGGCCGCTGCCGCCGCCGTCACCACGACCCCCGCCCTCGCCGCCGCCGGATCCGCCGCCCCCGCGAGGACCGTGGACAACCGCTTCTGGACGAGCGCCCGCGACTGGCGCTCCGGCGCGGGCGAGGGGACCCGGGTGGCCTCGGGCGCCCGCCCCGGAGTGGCCATCGCCCATCCGGCGGGCCGCACCGACTACCTGGACCCGCACCTCGGTACGACGACGACCTGGGAGTACGCGCGGTGGACCGGCCCCGAGCACCGGCTCACCGTGCCCGCGACCGAGGTGATCGCCTCGTGGAACGCGCACACCCCCGCCGGCACCTGGGTCCAGGTCGAGCTGCGCGCCACCTACTCGGACGGGACCTTCTCGCCCTGGTACGTGATGGGCCGCTGGGCCTCGGGCGACGACGCGAAGGTGGACATCAGACGCACCTCCGTGGACGGACAGACCGACGACAGGTCCACCGTCTACACCGACACCCTCTCCATCGACGACGCCGGATCCGGCCTGCGCGTCGCCTCGTACCGCCTGCGCCTCACCCTGTACCGCGAGCCGGGCGCCCACGGGACGCCGATGGTCTGGCGCGCCGGGGCGATGGGCTCCGACGTACCCGACCGCTTCACGGTGCCCGCCTCGAAGCCGGGGACCGCCCGCGAACTGAGGGTGCCGCGCTACTCGCAGAACATCCACGCGGGGGAGTACCCGGAGTACGACAACGGGGGCGAGGCGTGGTGCAGCCCCACCTCCTCACAGATGATCATCGAGTACTGGGGCCGCAAGCCCTCCGCGGCGGACCTCGCCTGGGTGAAGCCGGGCCTGCCGGACCCGCAGGTCTGCCACGCCGCTCGCTTCACCTACGACTACCAGTACGAGGGCTGCGGCAACTGGCCCTTCAACGCGGCCTACGCGGCGACGTACGAGGACATGCAGGGCGTGGTGACCCGGCTCGGATCCCTGGGAGACGTGGAGAGGCTGGTGAAGGCGGGAATCCCCGTCATCACGTCGCAGTCCTTCCTCAAGGAGGAGCTGACCGGCGCGGGTTACGGCACCGCAGGCCACCTGATGACGGTGATCGGTTTCACGACATCGGGAGACGTGATCGCCAACGACCCGGCCTCCCCGAGCGACGAGGCGGTCCGCAGGGTCTACCGGCGCGCCGAGTGGGAACAGATCTGGCTCAGGACGAAGCGCCACGACGCGGCGGGCAAGGTCGTGTCGGGTACCGGGGGTGTCTGTTACCTGTATTTCCCCGTGCGGGTGACAGGGGCGCAGAAGCGTGCGCTGGCCGGGGTGGGGATTCGCTGA
- a CDS encoding uridine kinase family protein, which translates to MNGTDCLTPTAHALRRLSPSCGPVRLVAVDGHAGSGKSTFAERLAAELGGAPVLRLDDLATHEELFEWTARLEEQVLGPLSRGERARYTPYDWVARRFGPEERVVEPAPVVLVEGVGAGRRAVRPWLARLLWMDLATGTSWARGRLRDGPELTGFWNGWERAEARHFALDPSRPYADFLVRQFPAGYEVVNGPAVTAEDPLRRHTP; encoded by the coding sequence ATGAACGGGACCGACTGCCTCACCCCCACAGCCCACGCCCTGCGCCGGCTGTCACCCTCGTGCGGCCCTGTCAGGCTCGTCGCCGTCGACGGCCACGCGGGGTCGGGGAAGAGCACCTTCGCGGAACGGCTGGCCGCGGAGCTGGGTGGCGCTCCCGTGCTGCGGCTGGACGATCTGGCGACCCACGAGGAGCTTTTCGAGTGGACGGCCCGTCTGGAGGAGCAGGTGCTCGGCCCGCTCTCCCGCGGCGAGCGCGCGCGATACACGCCGTACGACTGGGTGGCCCGGCGGTTCGGACCCGAGGAGCGCGTCGTGGAGCCGGCGCCCGTCGTTCTCGTCGAGGGTGTGGGGGCCGGCCGGCGGGCGGTCAGGCCGTGGCTCGCGCGGCTGCTGTGGATGGATCTCGCCACCGGGACGTCATGGGCGCGTGGCCGCCTGCGTGACGGGCCGGAGCTGACGGGCTTCTGGAACGGGTGGGAACGTGCCGAAGCCCGCCATTTCGCGCTGGATCCTTCACGGCCTTACGCCGATTTCCTGGTACGGCAGTTTCCTGCGGGGTACGAGGTCGTCAATGGGCCTGCTGTGACTGCCGAAGACCCCCTCCGCCGTCACACACCGTGA